From one Leptospira stimsonii genomic stretch:
- the dcd gene encoding dCTP deaminase, with translation MILTGKEIQKRIGKDIVIDPYSEKLLNPNSYNLRLHEELLVYTELPLDMKKPNPAEKIIIPETGLLLKPGVLYLGRTLEFTETHNLVPMLEGRSSIGRLGMLVHVTAGFGDVGFKGFWTLEISVIQPLIVYPGVEVCQIFYHTVEGQITEYSSGKYQANQGIQPSMLYKDFEK, from the coding sequence ATGATTCTCACAGGAAAAGAAATTCAAAAACGAATCGGTAAAGACATCGTTATCGATCCTTATTCTGAAAAACTTCTCAATCCAAATTCTTACAATCTAAGACTTCACGAAGAACTTTTAGTTTATACCGAGCTACCCTTAGATATGAAAAAGCCGAACCCGGCTGAGAAAATCATCATCCCGGAAACAGGGCTTCTTTTAAAACCGGGAGTTTTGTATTTGGGTAGAACCTTGGAATTTACGGAGACGCATAATTTAGTACCGATGCTCGAAGGTCGTTCTTCTATCGGTCGACTTGGAATGTTAGTGCATGTCACCGCCGGTTTCGGAGACGTCGGTTTCAAAGGATTTTGGACCCTCGAAATTTCAGTGATCCAACCTCTGATTGTTTATCCCGGCGTGGAAGTTTGTCAAATTTTCTATCATACGGTTGAAGGACAAATAACGGAATACTCATCCGGGAAATATCAGGCGAATCAAGGAATTCAACCTTCGATGTTATACAAAGATTTCGAGAAGTAG
- a CDS encoding SpoIIE family protein phosphatase produces MGESESIWNNVLLNYYSFGSLLSFLTSMLISGVFLFIDKKVSSTKHLAFGAFLLGIFQFGYVFAAVLYHPFAAYHRWITAGLILPAILHIGQFVARYPDNDNPKFNLVTTIVLWIVAVVSVGYFCFSTWKAPVKYHFTAHHWDFNAENVSRTIAIIIFTYVFINFIAIPIWRMTVLKGKSRWIIFAFMMSFLVGGTVPVIANLLSRDGYIERSIYLTSIVLLFMVAFFIILILYLNFSVEKTSFMLKIVGITFVTVLIIMQALVYISNQDKESEYDTLSHIHMERALEGGAIEDGISYMIKWDQGKNSFDKAKYDPNIHPDEEQLAIDFKNTLLYERIFNLKEEGFRESVIRLVENSHENFGGYRYSIVNFLKEHPDLEGGSLKTALSKELSRLGLYVFVASNKLDNIFPEDFCSKGRSYLDGAKEVKMFRISLEYRWNFCKWDGKAVSPEKLKEEVLNYFRPFVPSLTRYYRKKDVGNHSNHYIGFIKYDSENDKVSEVGFSYRVYREFMHPTALKQIIVLGVVIVVIILLFPLFFRGSLVSPLNDLLSGVEKVNDGSLEVQVPIRVKDEIGFLADSFNNMVTSIRDARKELQDYAEHLALKVRERTEELSEKIDEFQRLKIQQDGDYFLTSLLAKPLNYNASKSPKVSTHFLLRQKKQFEFKGKRADLGGDICVTGNLRLGVPSNFKRYVFAMNGDAMGKSMQGAGGSLVMGVVINSILARSAANNRILDISPEQWLTETYEEVNAVFKSFNGSMVISGTFFLIEEESGKAYYFNAEHPFTVLYRDERATFLDSTLNLRKIGLESEYPFKVFTTTLREGDILILGSDGKDDLDLTPDKDTRSINEDETLFLKTVEAGKGDIDLIEHLIYKNGEITDDLSLLRIEYGIRTGEEAHGFSDDSDKIAMSSAIDDVSDWSISYSHARQLYKDGNTKEAIDELMDLYSKTPEDSKVIKLLALLSFKDKDYVKAVEILGKYLELDPELSEYWYYLSVANKKLGRFSEAISASEKVAAKQPDNANNLVNLSDLYRLQQKYMEAKEFADKALVLDPQNENAKKILKKIENHV; encoded by the coding sequence ATGGGTGAATCCGAATCCATTTGGAACAACGTACTTCTCAATTATTATTCATTTGGGAGTTTATTGTCCTTCTTAACTTCCATGCTGATTTCCGGTGTTTTTCTTTTTATAGATAAGAAAGTATCAAGCACCAAACATTTAGCATTCGGCGCCTTTTTACTCGGTATATTTCAATTCGGTTATGTGTTTGCGGCGGTGCTCTATCATCCGTTCGCCGCCTACCATCGTTGGATCACCGCCGGTTTGATTTTACCGGCAATCCTTCACATCGGTCAATTTGTTGCTAGATATCCGGACAACGATAATCCGAAATTCAACTTGGTCACAACGATCGTTCTCTGGATCGTCGCGGTTGTGTCTGTAGGTTATTTCTGTTTTTCAACTTGGAAAGCTCCCGTGAAATATCACTTCACGGCTCATCATTGGGATTTTAATGCGGAGAATGTTAGTAGAACGATCGCGATCATTATTTTTACGTACGTTTTTATCAATTTCATTGCGATCCCGATCTGGAGGATGACAGTACTAAAAGGGAAGTCTCGGTGGATTATTTTTGCGTTTATGATGTCCTTTCTTGTGGGAGGAACGGTTCCAGTGATCGCGAATCTTCTGAGTAGAGACGGTTACATTGAAAGGTCGATTTATCTTACCTCTATCGTTCTTCTTTTTATGGTGGCCTTCTTTATTATTCTTATCTTATATCTCAATTTCTCCGTAGAAAAAACTTCTTTCATGCTGAAAATTGTCGGAATCACTTTCGTTACGGTTTTGATCATCATGCAAGCTCTTGTTTACATATCCAACCAAGACAAAGAATCCGAGTATGATACATTGAGTCATATTCATATGGAACGCGCGCTGGAAGGAGGCGCAATAGAAGACGGAATTTCCTACATGATCAAATGGGACCAAGGTAAGAATTCTTTCGATAAAGCGAAATACGATCCTAATATTCATCCGGATGAAGAACAACTTGCTATTGATTTCAAAAATACGCTGTTATACGAAAGGATTTTTAATCTTAAAGAAGAAGGTTTTCGAGAGTCCGTAATCCGACTTGTGGAAAATTCTCATGAGAATTTTGGAGGCTATCGATATTCGATCGTTAACTTTCTAAAAGAACATCCGGATTTGGAAGGGGGTTCTCTTAAAACCGCGTTGAGCAAAGAATTGTCCAGACTCGGTCTTTATGTTTTCGTCGCTTCGAATAAACTGGATAATATCTTTCCTGAAGATTTTTGTTCGAAAGGTAGGAGTTACCTCGACGGCGCCAAAGAAGTCAAAATGTTTCGAATCTCTTTGGAGTATCGTTGGAATTTTTGCAAGTGGGACGGTAAAGCGGTGAGCCCGGAAAAACTTAAGGAAGAAGTGCTCAACTACTTTCGTCCGTTCGTTCCCTCCCTTACGAGATACTATCGCAAGAAGGACGTCGGCAATCATAGCAATCATTATATCGGCTTTATAAAATACGATTCAGAGAATGACAAAGTCAGCGAAGTCGGTTTTTCCTATAGAGTTTATCGTGAATTTATGCACCCGACTGCTTTGAAGCAGATCATCGTTTTGGGTGTTGTGATCGTAGTGATCATCTTATTATTCCCGTTGTTTTTCCGGGGAAGTCTCGTTTCTCCATTGAACGATTTATTGAGTGGAGTTGAAAAGGTGAATGATGGAAGTCTGGAAGTCCAGGTCCCGATTCGAGTTAAAGATGAGATCGGATTTTTGGCGGATTCTTTTAATAACATGGTGACTTCGATACGAGACGCGAGAAAAGAACTCCAGGATTATGCCGAACACTTGGCTCTCAAAGTTCGAGAAAGAACCGAAGAACTTTCAGAAAAGATCGATGAATTTCAAAGACTCAAAATTCAACAGGACGGAGATTATTTTTTAACTTCTCTTCTCGCAAAACCTCTCAACTACAATGCGAGTAAGTCTCCTAAGGTTTCGACACACTTTCTCCTAAGACAAAAGAAACAATTTGAATTTAAGGGAAAACGCGCGGATCTCGGTGGAGACATTTGTGTGACAGGAAATTTGCGCTTGGGAGTTCCTTCCAATTTCAAACGTTATGTTTTCGCGATGAATGGGGATGCAATGGGAAAGTCCATGCAGGGCGCCGGCGGATCTCTTGTAATGGGGGTCGTGATCAATTCGATTCTCGCTCGCTCTGCGGCAAACAATAGAATCCTGGATATCTCACCGGAACAATGGTTAACCGAAACCTACGAAGAAGTGAACGCCGTCTTCAAATCATTTAACGGAAGTATGGTAATCTCAGGGACCTTTTTTCTAATCGAAGAAGAATCAGGAAAAGCTTACTATTTTAATGCAGAACATCCTTTTACAGTATTGTATCGGGACGAACGGGCGACCTTTCTAGACAGTACTTTGAATCTTCGAAAGATAGGATTGGAATCGGAATATCCCTTCAAAGTGTTCACAACTACTTTACGAGAAGGTGATATTCTGATTTTGGGATCGGATGGCAAAGACGATCTCGATCTGACTCCGGATAAAGACACAAGATCGATCAATGAGGACGAAACACTATTTCTGAAAACTGTGGAAGCCGGAAAAGGCGATATCGATCTAATCGAACATTTGATTTATAAGAATGGAGAAATCACAGATGATCTTTCTTTACTGAGAATCGAATACGGTATAAGAACAGGTGAAGAAGCGCACGGTTTTTCCGATGATTCTGATAAGATAGCAATGAGCTCTGCAATCGATGACGTTTCTGATTGGAGCATCTCCTATTCGCATGCACGACAACTTTATAAAGACGGAAACACGAAAGAAGCGATCGACGAACTAATGGATCTTTATTCAAAGACTCCGGAAGATTCTAAGGTGATTAAACTCTTAGCCCTTCTCAGTTTCAAAGACAAGGATTACGTAAAGGCAGTCGAAATTCTTGGAAAATACCTGGAGTTGGATCCCGAGTTGAGCGAATACTGGTATTATCTTTCCGTCGCAAACAAGAAACTTGGAAGGTTTTCGGAAGCAATCAGCGCCTCTGAGAAAGTTGCGGCGAAGCAACCGGACAACGCGAACAACTTAGTAAATCTTTCCGATTTGTATCGATTACAACAAAAATATATGGAAGCAAAAGAGTTTGCGGATAAAGCTTTAGTGTTGGATCCACAAAACGAAAATGCGAAGAAAATTCTAAAGAAGATCGAAAATCATGTGTGA
- a CDS encoding enoyl-CoA hydratase/isomerase family protein codes for MSESSTILYSIEKDIAVVLLNRPEKRNAISKELLSTLHDSILKAKENPSIRSLVLGGIGPSFCAGADLKERAGMSPKEVTQFLEGLKNCFLELENFPYPTVAALDGDAFGGGLELALCCDFILLKNDIRIGLTETRLGIIPGGGGTQRLPRRIGVSKAKEMIFTGKTIDAETALNYGLANSIWHDSSLPAAKMLAEEIASHSAPIALQLAKKAIAEGYGQDIQTALKTESKYYNETLKTEDRVEALKAFQEKRKPIFKGK; via the coding sequence ATGAGCGAATCCTCCACAATCCTCTACTCAATCGAAAAAGATATCGCAGTCGTGCTCCTCAATCGACCGGAAAAAAGAAACGCAATCAGCAAAGAACTGCTTTCAACCCTTCACGACTCCATTCTAAAAGCAAAGGAGAATCCTTCGATTCGATCTTTGGTATTAGGAGGAATTGGACCTTCTTTTTGCGCCGGCGCGGACCTGAAAGAAAGAGCGGGCATGTCGCCGAAGGAAGTAACCCAATTTTTAGAAGGGTTAAAAAACTGCTTTTTAGAACTTGAAAATTTTCCATACCCGACCGTTGCCGCTTTGGATGGTGACGCGTTTGGAGGTGGACTAGAACTTGCGCTTTGTTGCGACTTCATTCTACTCAAGAACGATATTCGTATCGGATTGACTGAAACTCGTTTAGGAATTATCCCCGGCGGGGGAGGAACACAAAGACTTCCTCGAAGAATCGGGGTCTCGAAAGCAAAGGAAATGATTTTCACCGGAAAGACAATCGACGCGGAGACCGCGTTGAATTATGGGCTTGCTAATTCTATCTGGCACGATTCTTCACTTCCCGCCGCAAAAATGTTAGCGGAAGAAATCGCGTCCCATTCTGCTCCTATCGCTCTTCAGCTTGCAAAGAAAGCAATTGCGGAAGGTTATGGTCAAGATATACAAACGGCTCTGAAAACGGAAAGTAAATACTATAACGAGACGTTAAAGACGGAAGATCGGGTGGAAGCGCTCAAAGCCTTTCAAGAAAAACGAAAGCCGATTTTCAAAGGAAAATAA
- a CDS encoding DUF2147 domain-containing protein translates to MTRFRSIAIFLTFAFLSAPVFAGEEDAILGKWWNKEKDAQVDLQKCGAKICGKIVWLKEPLYPAGSTEGTPGTPKLDINNKDESLRSRQTLGLVFLTGFSYEGEQVWSGGRVYDPKGGKTYDGRLTLRNADTLDLKGGYKVGFMMIGKESTWTRVK, encoded by the coding sequence ATGACCAGATTTAGATCTATCGCAATTTTTCTAACCTTTGCATTTCTTTCTGCACCTGTATTTGCAGGTGAAGAAGATGCAATCCTTGGAAAATGGTGGAACAAAGAAAAAGACGCTCAAGTGGACTTGCAGAAATGTGGTGCAAAAATTTGCGGAAAAATCGTTTGGCTAAAAGAACCGCTTTATCCTGCAGGAAGCACCGAAGGAACTCCGGGAACTCCAAAACTGGATATTAATAATAAAGATGAAAGCCTTCGCTCTCGTCAGACTCTCGGTCTTGTTTTTCTTACAGGTTTTTCTTACGAAGGGGAACAAGTGTGGTCCGGAGGAAGAGTTTACGATCCAAAAGGTGGTAAAACTTACGACGGAAGACTTACCTTGAGAAATGCCGATACTTTAGATCTTAAAGGCGGCTACAAAGTCGGTTTTATGATGATCGGTAAAGAATCTACTTGGACAAGAGTTAAATAA